In Deinococcus depolymerans, the following are encoded in one genomic region:
- a CDS encoding VOC family protein, with amino-acid sequence MTAHPAPARPGARLDHLVVAARTLGEGRAWLEGRLHCPLEPGGEHELFGTHNALLSLGPDAYLEVIAVNPQAPAPARPRWFGLDTPAMQRRLSHGPALIHWVAGVPHLPAGPDVLALSRGANRWTLTVPADGHLPGGGPHPSLICWETPPPPTRLPDRGVRLGTLHLGTPDPDALRAALDTLNFTGEVEVQRGPQPELRAVLTTPGGPVEL; translated from the coding sequence ATGACCGCCCACCCCGCCCCGGCCCGACCGGGTGCGCGACTGGATCATCTGGTCGTCGCCGCCCGCACCCTGGGGGAGGGCCGCGCGTGGCTGGAAGGCCGCCTGCACTGCCCGCTGGAACCGGGCGGGGAGCACGAGCTGTTCGGCACGCACAACGCCCTGCTGTCCCTGGGCCCCGACGCCTACCTGGAAGTGATCGCCGTGAACCCGCAGGCCCCCGCCCCGGCCCGCCCCCGCTGGTTCGGCCTGGACACCCCCGCCATGCAGCGGCGGCTGTCGCACGGCCCGGCCCTGATCCACTGGGTGGCGGGCGTGCCGCACCTGCCGGCCGGTCCCGACGTGCTGGCCCTGTCACGCGGCGCGAACCGCTGGACCCTGACCGTCCCCGCCGACGGCCACCTGCCCGGCGGCGGCCCGCACCCGTCCCTGATCTGCTGGGAGACCCCGCCGCCCCCCACCCGCCTGCCCGACCGGGGCGTGCGCCTGGGCACCCTGCACCTGGGCACGCCCGACCCCGACGCGCTGCGCGCCGCGCTGGACACCCTGAACTTCACGGGCGAGGTCGAGGTTCAAAGGGGCCCGCAGCCCGAACTGCGCGCGGTCCTGACCACCCCCGGCGGCCCGGTCGAGCTGTGA
- the plsY gene encoding glycerol-3-phosphate 1-O-acyltransferase PlsY, whose protein sequence is MTFLAVLAVLISYVVGAIPAAAWVARTRGVDILKVGSGNSGSTNVLRTLGKGPAIVVAIFDILKGAVAIWLARALGLDGPAQAACGVAAVIGHNFSPFLRFRGGKGVATTFGTICALLPVAGLGFFLMGITTVWLTRFVSAGSILGALTGAFTAYLLGAPLWLSVTVSALAALIVWQHRENIRKLHAGNERRFGEKVS, encoded by the coding sequence GTGACCTTTCTTGCCGTGCTGGCGGTGCTGATTTCTTACGTGGTCGGGGCGATCCCGGCGGCGGCCTGGGTGGCGCGGACGCGCGGCGTGGACATCCTGAAGGTGGGAAGCGGCAACAGCGGTTCCACGAACGTCCTGCGGACCCTGGGCAAGGGGCCGGCGATCGTCGTGGCGATCTTCGACATCCTGAAGGGCGCCGTGGCCATCTGGCTGGCGCGGGCGCTGGGTCTGGACGGGCCGGCGCAGGCGGCGTGCGGCGTGGCGGCCGTGATCGGGCACAATTTCAGTCCGTTCCTGCGCTTCCGGGGTGGCAAGGGCGTGGCCACCACCTTCGGGACGATCTGCGCACTGCTGCCCGTGGCGGGCCTGGGTTTCTTCCTGATGGGCATCACGACCGTGTGGCTCACGCGCTTCGTGTCGGCCGGCAGCATCCTGGGGGCGCTGACCGGGGCGTTCACAGCGTACCTGCTGGGCGCCCCGCTGTGGCTGTCTGTGACCGTCTCGGCGCTCGCCGCGCTGATCGTGTGGCAGCACCGCGAGAACATCCGCAAACTGCACGCCGGGAACGAACGCCGCTTCGGTGAAAAGGTCAGCTGA
- a CDS encoding aldo/keto reductase — protein sequence MNNPEAGAHAAGTQAAGSSTPAHRTLGHSGLSVSAVGLGCNNFGGRLDQAATTAVVRRALDAGITLFDTADIYGNRGGSEEMLGRALGPERRNIILASKFGLDMGDGQQGARPEYIRRALEASLRRLGTDYLDLYQLHTPDPHTPIEDTLGTLNDLVQQGLVRAIGVSNMPAADVRAADALARRHGWARFTSCQDEHSLLVRDIETDLIPAARDLNLGLLPYFPLASGLLTGKYHAGQPLPDGARITGSQGAQDRYLTPRNWTVVENLRTFAQAQGHTLLELAFSWLLSFPETSSVIAGATRPEQIDANVAASWTLTADERAEVDRITRG from the coding sequence ATGAACAACCCGGAAGCAGGCGCCCACGCGGCAGGCACCCAGGCGGCAGGCAGCAGCACCCCCGCACACAGGACCCTCGGGCACAGCGGACTGAGCGTCTCGGCGGTCGGACTGGGCTGCAACAACTTCGGCGGTCGCCTCGACCAGGCCGCCACCACCGCCGTCGTGCGCCGCGCGCTCGATGCGGGCATCACGCTGTTCGACACGGCCGACATCTACGGCAACCGGGGCGGCAGCGAGGAGATGCTGGGCCGCGCCCTCGGCCCGGAACGCCGGAACATCATCCTGGCCAGCAAGTTCGGCCTGGACATGGGTGACGGCCAGCAGGGCGCACGCCCTGAGTACATCCGCCGGGCGCTGGAGGCCAGCCTGCGCCGCCTCGGCACGGACTACCTGGACCTGTACCAGCTGCACACCCCGGACCCGCACACGCCCATCGAGGACACCCTGGGCACCCTGAACGACCTCGTGCAGCAGGGCCTCGTGCGGGCCATCGGCGTGAGCAACATGCCCGCTGCCGACGTGCGCGCCGCCGACGCCCTGGCCCGCCGGCACGGCTGGGCGCGCTTCACGTCCTGCCAGGACGAGCACAGCCTGCTGGTCCGAGACATCGAAACCGACCTGATCCCCGCCGCCCGCGACCTGAACCTGGGCCTGCTGCCGTACTTCCCGCTCGCCAGCGGTCTCCTGACCGGCAAGTACCACGCCGGGCAACCCCTCCCGGACGGCGCGCGCATCACGGGCAGCCAGGGCGCTCAGGACCGCTACCTGACCCCGCGCAACTGGACGGTCGTCGAGAACCTGCGGACCTTCGCGCAGGCCCAGGGGCACACGCTGCTGGAACTGGCGTTCAGCTGGCTGCTGTCCTTCCCCGAAACCAGCAGCGTCATCGCCGGAGCGACGAGGCCCGAACAGATCGACGCGAACGTCGCCGCCAGCTGGACCCTGACCGCCGACGAACGGGCCGAGGTGGACCGCATCACGCGCGGCTAG
- a CDS encoding aspartate-semialdehyde dehydrogenase codes for MRVAIVGATGAVGHELLKVLEGSSLQFDELLLFASPRSAGTQLTFKGQSLTVQVTPEGAIDADVILASAGGSISKALAPRWVEGGAVVIDNSSAFRYDADVPLVVPEVNGDAALGHKGIIANPNCTTAIAVVAVAPIHREYGVKRMIVSTYQATSGAGAKGMEELLEQTRAELNGEQAQASVFAHPIPFNVIPHIDSFQDNGYTKEEMKVAWETRKIIGDDSLKISCTAVRIPTLRTHSEAITLELERPATPEAVRELLAGAAGVEVRDNPEGKLYPMPLTASGKYDVEVGRIRESLVFDGGIDLFVAGDQLLKGAALNAVQIAEYLQQKGALKAKQRA; via the coding sequence ATGCGCGTAGCGATTGTCGGAGCGACCGGAGCGGTGGGGCACGAACTTCTCAAGGTGCTGGAGGGCAGCAGCCTGCAATTCGACGAGTTGCTCCTGTTCGCCAGTCCGCGCAGCGCGGGCACGCAGCTGACCTTCAAGGGCCAATCCCTGACCGTGCAGGTCACGCCGGAAGGGGCGATCGACGCGGACGTGATCCTGGCGTCGGCGGGCGGCAGCATCAGCAAGGCGCTGGCGCCCAGGTGGGTGGAGGGCGGCGCGGTCGTGATCGACAACTCCAGCGCCTTCCGCTACGACGCGGACGTGCCGCTGGTCGTGCCCGAGGTGAACGGGGACGCCGCGCTGGGCCACAAGGGCATCATCGCGAACCCGAACTGCACGACGGCCATCGCCGTGGTCGCCGTGGCGCCCATTCACCGCGAGTACGGCGTGAAGCGCATGATCGTCAGCACGTATCAGGCCACCAGCGGCGCCGGGGCCAAGGGCATGGAGGAACTGCTGGAGCAGACCCGCGCGGAACTGAACGGCGAGCAGGCGCAGGCGAGCGTGTTCGCGCACCCGATTCCCTTCAACGTGATTCCGCACATCGATTCCTTCCAGGACAACGGGTACACCAAGGAAGAGATGAAGGTCGCCTGGGAGACCCGCAAGATCATCGGGGACGACAGCCTGAAGATCAGCTGCACCGCCGTGCGTATCCCCACCCTGCGCACCCACAGCGAGGCCATCACCCTGGAACTCGAACGCCCCGCCACGCCCGAAGCCGTGCGTGAGCTGCTGGCCGGGGCTGCCGGGGTCGAGGTGCGCGACAACCCGGAAGGCAAGCTGTACCCCATGCCCCTGACCGCCAGCGGCAAGTACGACGTGGAGGTGGGCCGCATCCGCGAGTCGCTGGTGTTCGACGGCGGCATCGACCTGTTCGTCGCGGGCGACCAGCTCCTGAAAGGCGCGGCCCTGAACGCCGTGCAGATCGCCGAGTACCTCCAGCAGAAAGGTGCGCTGAAAGCTAAGCAGCGGGCGTAA
- a CDS encoding NAD(P)/FAD-dependent oxidoreductase, which yields MHDAVVIGSGLAGLTAARVLARAGQRVRVLEAAPFVGGRVHSRAVNGFTLDAGYQVLFPAYPAVRRQLDLGALDLVPVPSSAVVCRGEQRDTLGSPLSDPAALPSTLLSGVLSVPDKARVAALALKLRVPAPHTLLRGEDQSTEAFLREFGFSEGALDRFFRPFFGGIFLRRELDTSARLFRYYFRMLMDGGAALPRAGMGEVAAQLAGGLDVVTGVRATHLNAHAAHVTVTTSAGELDARQVIVATDPDSAAALTGQPTGRGSLGSTYLHYAAPHGLDRETRLLLNAGAGFINNAHWLSNVIPQRAPQGQSLLTVTVLGLPDLDDDALDARVRGELERWYGPQTAALRTLLVERIRHAQYPQPAGYAATLAGHATPLPGVILAGEATSMSGIQGAMESGEKAAAILLNDPAGMSRPRGA from the coding sequence ATGCATGACGCAGTGGTGATCGGCAGTGGGCTGGCGGGACTCACGGCGGCGCGGGTTCTGGCGCGCGCCGGGCAGCGGGTGCGGGTGCTGGAGGCCGCGCCGTTCGTGGGGGGCCGCGTGCACTCGCGCGCCGTGAACGGCTTCACGCTGGACGCCGGGTATCAGGTGCTGTTCCCGGCGTACCCGGCGGTGCGGCGGCAGCTGGACCTGGGCGCGCTGGACCTCGTGCCCGTGCCGTCCTCGGCGGTGGTGTGCCGGGGTGAGCAGCGCGACACGCTGGGCAGTCCCCTGAGCGACCCGGCAGCGCTGCCCTCGACCCTGCTGAGCGGCGTGCTGAGCGTGCCCGACAAGGCGCGCGTGGCGGCCCTGGCCCTGAAGCTGCGCGTCCCGGCGCCGCACACGCTGCTGCGCGGCGAGGACCAGTCCACCGAGGCGTTCCTGCGCGAATTCGGCTTCAGCGAGGGCGCGCTGGACCGTTTCTTCCGGCCGTTCTTCGGGGGGATCTTCCTGCGGCGCGAGCTGGACACCAGCGCCCGGCTGTTCCGCTACTACTTCCGGATGCTGATGGACGGCGGCGCGGCCCTGCCCCGCGCGGGCATGGGCGAGGTGGCGGCGCAACTGGCGGGCGGGCTGGACGTGGTGACCGGCGTGCGCGCCACGCACCTGAACGCCCACGCGGCGCACGTGACCGTGACCACCAGCGCCGGGGAACTGGACGCGCGGCAGGTGATCGTCGCGACCGACCCGGACAGCGCCGCCGCCCTGACCGGCCAGCCCACCGGGCGCGGCAGCCTGGGCAGCACGTACCTGCACTACGCCGCGCCGCACGGCCTGGACCGCGAGACGCGGCTGCTGCTGAACGCCGGGGCGGGCTTCATCAACAACGCGCACTGGCTGTCGAACGTGATCCCGCAGCGTGCCCCGCAGGGCCAGTCGCTGCTGACCGTGACCGTCCTGGGCCTCCCGGACCTCGACGACGACGCGCTGGACGCCCGCGTGCGCGGCGAACTGGAACGCTGGTACGGCCCGCAGACCGCCGCGCTGCGGACCCTGCTGGTCGAACGCATCCGGCACGCGCAGTACCCGCAGCCCGCCGGGTACGCCGCCACCCTTGCCGGTCACGCCACGCCCCTGCCCGGCGTGATCCTGGCGGGCGAGGCGACCTCCATGAGCGGCATTCAGGGCGCCATGGAAAGCGGCGAGAAGGCCGCCGCGATCCTCCTGAACGACCCGGCCGGCATGAGCCGCCCCAGGGGCGCATGA
- a CDS encoding rhomboid family intramembrane serine protease, whose protein sequence is MTRPDRFRPARPRSRVGQPGPAAALTAALVAGIWGQEVADQLLFGGSLDRYGILPRDTGAFWNILSAPFLHAGFGHLMANTVPLAALAFMGAVRGVGRFVAATLIIVLVGGALVWLFGRGGSVHLGASELVFGFLAYLLGVGWWERTPVAIGVAVAAFALYGGILWGVLPGNPYVSWEAHLFGFLAGLLAAALLHGRRPRRGAGQNGVPFR, encoded by the coding sequence ATGACCCGACCCGACCGGTTCCGCCCCGCGCGCCCTCGCTCCCGCGTGGGTCAGCCCGGCCCGGCAGCGGCCCTGACGGCGGCGCTCGTGGCGGGCATCTGGGGGCAGGAGGTGGCCGATCAGCTGCTGTTCGGCGGGTCGCTGGACCGTTACGGCATCCTCCCGCGTGACACGGGAGCGTTCTGGAACATCCTGAGCGCACCGTTCCTGCACGCGGGCTTCGGGCACCTGATGGCGAACACGGTGCCGCTGGCCGCGCTGGCGTTCATGGGAGCCGTGCGCGGCGTGGGGCGCTTCGTGGCGGCCACGCTGATCATCGTGCTGGTGGGGGGCGCGCTGGTGTGGCTGTTCGGGAGGGGCGGCAGCGTCCACCTGGGGGCCAGCGAACTGGTGTTCGGGTTCCTGGCGTACCTGCTGGGCGTGGGCTGGTGGGAGCGCACGCCGGTCGCCATCGGCGTGGCGGTCGCGGCGTTCGCGCTGTACGGGGGCATCCTGTGGGGCGTGCTGCCCGGCAACCCGTACGTGTCGTGGGAGGCGCACCTGTTCGGGTTCCTGGCGGGCCTGCTGGCGGCGGCGCTGCTGCACGGGCGGCGGCCCCGCAGGGGGGCAGGTCAGAACGGCGTGCCGTTCCGTTGA
- a CDS encoding NUDIX domain-containing protein has translation MSSQGPLPPPDATHYTRPDGVPPRLSVGGVILRPLKLDTATLAGTPGGWQVAVVVEPGPYPQLPKGGLEAGETHRDALHRELREEAGLEGVQILRELATLERLNYARTKWQVTRYYLGTTTQQEALPPLEPGYRLEWHPLSGRSGQVPDLFWPEQTRLLRQVARQLQRNGTPF, from the coding sequence GTGAGCTCTCAAGGGCCGCTGCCGCCCCCGGACGCCACCCACTACACCCGCCCGGATGGCGTGCCACCGCGCCTTAGCGTGGGCGGGGTCATCCTGCGCCCCCTCAAGCTGGATACCGCCACACTGGCAGGTACGCCGGGCGGCTGGCAGGTCGCGGTCGTCGTGGAACCCGGCCCCTACCCGCAACTGCCCAAGGGTGGCCTGGAAGCCGGCGAAACCCACCGGGACGCCCTGCACCGCGAACTGCGCGAGGAGGCCGGTCTGGAGGGCGTGCAGATCCTCCGCGAACTGGCGACCCTGGAACGCCTGAACTACGCCCGCACGAAGTGGCAGGTCACCCGCTACTACCTGGGCACCACCACACAGCAGGAGGCTCTGCCCCCGCTGGAGCCGGGCTACAGGCTGGAATGGCACCCCCTGTCGGGCCGCAGCGGGCAGGTGCCGGACCTGTTCTGGCCCGAGCAGACGCGGTTACTGCGGCAGGTGGCCCGCCAGCTTCAACGGAACGGCACGCCGTTCTGA